The genomic DNA TTGTTGGTGCCGTTTATATAAACAGCGGCAGGATATTCGGTATTTGTTTTTAAAAGAATATTGTCGTGCGCGCCTTTATAATTTACCAGCGTAAACTTAATGTCGGGTGCGTGAGCTGTAGCTTTTTTACCCGTCCAAATATTCTGCATTACGTTAACAGCTTCAGTTTTGTAGCCAAGTTCGTCAAACATGCTGAACCAGGTTGGGGTAAACTCCTGCTTTTGGCCCCAGTAGAACACCATGGAGCCCAAAAACCTGGAATTATTTGCAGGCATGTAGTTTTTGTAAATAGACATGTACTGCTCCGCTTTTTTTGAACTGGCATCTTCTACGTATGAACCCCAGATGTTTTGGCTTTGGTATACCCACGGTCCTTCAACGCCCCACTCGGTAATCAGGAACGGCCCATCCCAAAACCAGTTAAAATCGTCCAGGTCTTTTTTTAGGGTAGCGATAGCGCCAAAAATGTTGAAAGATACAAAGTCGATATTAGTCCTGAGCTTGATATTGGTAAGATTCTTTTTTTGGAAGGACATTACCGTTGTAGTAACCGGGTGGTTAGGATCAATCCGGTGAAAGGTGTTCACCAGGTCACCAAACGTGGTATAAAACGCGTTGTAATTAGGTTTCAACGGAAAAGCCAGCTCGTTGCCCAGGCACCATGCCAGTACAGCAGGATGATTTTTGTACCGGTTTACAAATTTGGTAAGTGCGAGTAAGTTGGCCTTAACTTTAGCGCCATCGCCGTAAAAACCCGAAATGTCATCGCTGGGCGGCAAAGGGAGCCCAACAACCACCGCAAGATGATTAGCTTGTGCCGAATCCAATATGGGTTTTAGGTTAGCCGTATCCCAGGTGCGGATGGTGTTGCCGCCACTTTCGTAAAGCGCTTTTAAGTTAGTAAATCCCGAAGCTCCCTTTACAAAGAACGGTTTACCATAACGGTACATCGTGTATTTGCTATTCTCTTTTTTTATATAAACGGTTCGGTTGCGAGTGCCGGTACTGTTGTTATTGCAGCTAACGATCACCGCGAAAACAACTATCAAAGTACTTAGCCGGAAAATAAAAGGTTGTGTAAAGGTTTTAATCATCAACGGGTAATTACAGGCATACTTACGTAAAAGGGATAACTAAGGTTTAAACAGCGTTGATTTCACTCGTATATTCTATATGCTACTTTGCAATGAAAGGCTAAATATAATACATCATATACAATAATACCATAAAGAAAAGTATGATTTTGCGGTTAAGCAAACATACTTGACGTTGTTATTTGTCACCTTTAATAATGATTCCGAGAGCACCAGGAATCTTGCAACCTATAATTATTTACTGCCTGCTGTTAATTTTGACGCGAAATGTAATCTCAGTTCTCGTCGGTAACAATCCTA from Mucilaginibacter terrenus includes the following:
- a CDS encoding glycoside hydrolase family 2 TIM barrel-domain containing protein, whose protein sequence is MIKTFTQPFIFRLSTLIVVFAVIVSCNNNSTGTRNRTVYIKKENSKYTMYRYGKPFFVKGASGFTNLKALYESGGNTIRTWDTANLKPILDSAQANHLAVVVGLPLPPSDDISGFYGDGAKVKANLLALTKFVNRYKNHPAVLAWCLGNELAFPLKPNYNAFYTTFGDLVNTFHRIDPNHPVTTTVMSFQKKNLTNIKLRTNIDFVSFNIFGAIATLKKDLDDFNWFWDGPFLITEWGVEGPWVYQSQNIWGSYVEDASSKKAEQYMSIYKNYMPANNSRFLGSMVFYWGQKQEFTPTWFSMFDELGYKTEAVNVMQNIWTGKKATAHAPDIKFTLVNYKGAHDNILLKTNTEYPAAVYINGTNNGHLSYKWKLYKEDWFKPNRTFREDKPIEITNSIQGSGDEIRFTTPSKEGPYRLFVYVYNEHGYVATSNTPFYVLTNP